The following coding sequences lie in one Flagellimonas eckloniae genomic window:
- a CDS encoding OmpA family protein, producing the protein MKNIIFKSTTIVLALSLIVSCNAVQNANKTQKGAAIGAAGGAVIGGIIGNNVGKNGNTALGAIIGAVVGGAAGGYIGNRMDKQAERIEEEIPGAEVTRVGEGINVTFNEDAGVYFDTNRSDVKGTSASTLDKLAGIFKEYPNSNVLVEGHTDSAGSEEYNWSLSQQRAESVTSYLVSKGISSGRFTTKWYGETQPRESNETAEGKAKNRRVELAIVASEELKQEAYEKTN; encoded by the coding sequence ATGAAAAATATAATATTTAAAAGTACTACGATTGTTCTGGCATTAAGTCTGATAGTGAGCTGTAATGCAGTTCAAAATGCCAACAAAACACAGAAAGGCGCTGCAATAGGGGCTGCTGGAGGTGCTGTTATTGGAGGTATAATAGGCAATAATGTAGGAAAGAACGGAAATACAGCTCTTGGAGCAATTATCGGAGCGGTTGTTGGCGGCGCGGCTGGAGGATATATCGGGAATAGAATGGATAAACAGGCAGAACGTATTGAAGAAGAGATTCCAGGAGCAGAGGTTACAAGGGTAGGTGAAGGAATCAACGTTACTTTCAATGAAGATGCGGGTGTTTACTTTGACACCAACAGGTCTGACGTTAAGGGAACTTCCGCTTCCACACTGGATAAATTAGCTGGAATATTTAAGGAATACCCGAATTCAAATGTCTTGGTTGAAGGTCATACCGATAGCGCAGGTAGCGAAGAGTACAATTGGAGCCTTTCACAGCAAAGAGCTGAATCTGTAACCAGTTATTTGGTTTCCAAAGGGATTTCTAGCGGAAGGTTCACCACCAAATGGTATGGAGAAACCCAACCTCGTGAAAGTAATGAAACTGCTGAGGGCAAAGCGAAAAATAGACGTGTTGAATTGGCTATTGTTGCAAGTGAAGAGCTTAAACAAGAGGCTTACGAAAAAACAAACTAA
- a CDS encoding uracil-DNA glycosylase: MKVNIDPSWKAHLQPEFEKDYFKQLTQFVRQEYKQHTCYPKGGDIFAAFDHCPFQEVKVVVIGQDPYHGPNQANGLCFSVKDGIPHPPSLVNIFKEIKVDVEKPYPKSGNLERWAQQGVLLLNATLTVRAHQAGSHQKKGWEEFTDAVIKIVSEKQEGVVFLLWGGFAKKKMVLIDKTKHHILTSGHPSPLSANRGLWFGNQHFSKTNTILAQKGRPLISW; this comes from the coding sequence ATGAAAGTGAATATTGACCCTAGCTGGAAAGCCCATTTACAGCCTGAATTTGAGAAAGACTATTTTAAACAGTTGACACAGTTTGTAAGACAAGAGTATAAACAACACACCTGTTACCCCAAAGGAGGAGATATTTTTGCCGCTTTTGACCATTGCCCTTTTCAGGAAGTAAAAGTTGTTGTTATAGGTCAAGACCCATATCATGGTCCAAATCAGGCCAACGGACTTTGTTTTTCAGTAAAAGATGGTATTCCCCATCCGCCATCATTGGTAAATATATTCAAGGAAATAAAAGTTGATGTAGAAAAACCATACCCCAAGAGTGGCAATTTGGAACGGTGGGCGCAGCAGGGCGTACTGCTTTTAAATGCCACCTTGACTGTGAGGGCACATCAGGCAGGAAGTCACCAAAAGAAGGGCTGGGAGGAATTCACGGATGCCGTAATTAAAATAGTTTCAGAAAAACAGGAAGGTGTTGTCTTTTTGCTTTGGGGAGGATTTGCCAAGAAGAAGATGGTGTTGATTGATAAAACAAAACATCATATACTTACTTCAGGACATCCCTCACCGCTGAGTGCTAACCGAGGACTTTGGTTTGGCAATCAACATTTTAGTAAAACCAATACAATTTTAGCCCAAAAGGGGAGACCGTTGATAAGTTGGTGA
- a CDS encoding isopenicillin N synthase family dioxygenase has translation MSAIPSVDLKDFVSEDSKRKEKFIKEIGAAFEDIGFVALRGHFLSDELVEQLYSEIKKFFQLPQESKDRYEIEGIGGQRGYTSFGKEHAKGKKEGDLKEFWHFGQYVEDNPRLEAEYPDNVIVSELPNFNKVGEETYKMLEKTAKYVLRALALHLGLTETYFDDWIKNGNSILRPIHYPPIQEEPKNAVRAAAHGDINLITLLMGAHGKGLQVKNHQDQWVDAIAESDQLMINVGDMLSRLTNNKLKSTIHQVVNPPKELWGTSRYSIPFFMHPVSEMPLNCLEDCIDEEHPKGFEDITAGEYLNERLIELGLVKK, from the coding sequence ATGAGCGCAATTCCAAGTGTAGATTTAAAGGATTTTGTTTCTGAAGATTCGAAAAGAAAAGAAAAGTTTATCAAAGAAATAGGAGCTGCGTTCGAAGATATTGGCTTCGTTGCCTTAAGAGGTCATTTTTTATCGGATGAACTTGTGGAGCAACTTTACAGTGAAATCAAAAAATTCTTCCAACTCCCACAGGAATCAAAAGATAGATACGAAATAGAAGGTATTGGCGGTCAGAGAGGCTATACTTCTTTTGGAAAAGAACATGCAAAGGGGAAAAAAGAAGGAGATCTCAAAGAATTTTGGCACTTTGGGCAATATGTTGAGGACAACCCCAGACTTGAAGCGGAATACCCTGACAATGTAATAGTCTCCGAACTCCCCAATTTTAATAAAGTAGGTGAAGAGACCTATAAAATGTTGGAAAAAACAGCCAAATATGTTCTTAGAGCCCTGGCACTTCATCTTGGATTGACAGAGACTTATTTTGATGATTGGATAAAAAACGGAAACTCCATATTAAGGCCGATTCACTACCCCCCCATTCAAGAAGAACCTAAAAATGCGGTACGAGCAGCTGCGCACGGAGACATTAACTTGATTACGCTGCTTATGGGTGCGCATGGAAAGGGATTACAAGTGAAAAATCATCAGGATCAATGGGTAGATGCAATTGCTGAATCTGACCAACTGATGATCAATGTTGGCGATATGCTTTCACGCTTAACCAATAATAAATTAAAATCAACCATACATCAAGTGGTAAACCCACCCAAAGAACTTTGGGGCACATCCCGCTATTCTATTCCATTTTTTATGCATCCGGTTAGTGAAATGCCCCTAAACTGTTTGGAAGATTGTATTGATGAAGAACACCCAAAAGGGTTTGAAGACATAACTGCCGGGGAATATTTAAATGAAAGACTCATAGAATTGGGTCTTGTAAAAAAGTAA
- a CDS encoding response regulator, with protein MRKPKSVLLVDDDDTTNFLNRFFVKQVDTNLTVNTASNGKEAIDFLETSLNEEHTPCLLILDTNMPIMDGWEFLDAYEERLNEELRKNIVVIMLTALDTEETTAMAMANPNVTDTAQKPLSDLKFKVLIKKYFS; from the coding sequence TTGCGCAAACCAAAATCAGTTTTGTTAGTTGATGATGATGATACAACTAATTTCTTAAATAGATTTTTTGTAAAACAAGTAGATACCAATTTAACCGTCAACACGGCAAGTAATGGCAAGGAGGCCATTGATTTTTTAGAAACCTCTCTGAATGAAGAACATACCCCCTGTTTACTTATTTTAGATACCAATATGCCAATAATGGATGGGTGGGAATTTCTGGATGCCTATGAGGAAAGGCTTAATGAAGAGTTAAGAAAAAACATTGTTGTCATTATGCTAACTGCACTAGACACAGAGGAGACAACAGCTATGGCAATGGCAAACCCAAATGTTACAGATACTGCCCAAAAGCCTCTTTCAGATTTAAAATTTAAGGTATTAATCAAGAAGTATTTTTCTTAG
- a CDS encoding substrate-binding domain-containing protein, with the protein MKTVKIIGVPEHFNLPWHLAIEEGAFEDRGIKLQWTDVPEGTGKMCQLLQENETDLAIILTEGLVKSISQGNPSKIVQEYVSSPLLWGIHVAANSSRTSIPELKNDKAAISRMGSGSHLMAYVNAQNQGWDTTQLQFEIINNLNGAVKNLSSGSNAYFMWEHFTTKPLVEQSIFKHLGDCPTPWPCFVIAATDSFLTTHADVLTHILEVINMYTIEFKAIPSIDRTLANRYGQKLEDIQDWLTKTEWGQKQLTIETLDKVQERLLSLKLIDGIKKPQEFMI; encoded by the coding sequence ATGAAAACTGTCAAAATAATTGGTGTCCCAGAACATTTTAATCTTCCCTGGCATCTAGCAATAGAGGAAGGTGCTTTTGAAGATCGGGGAATAAAACTACAATGGACGGATGTTCCTGAAGGGACTGGTAAAATGTGTCAGTTGTTACAGGAAAACGAAACGGATTTGGCAATTATCCTTACAGAAGGTTTGGTAAAAAGTATTTCTCAGGGAAATCCGTCTAAAATAGTACAAGAATATGTTTCCTCTCCACTACTCTGGGGAATTCATGTTGCCGCAAACAGCTCACGTACATCTATTCCCGAATTGAAAAATGATAAGGCCGCTATTAGCCGAATGGGTAGCGGAAGCCATCTAATGGCATATGTAAATGCCCAAAATCAAGGCTGGGATACAACCCAATTACAATTTGAAATCATAAACAACCTAAATGGTGCGGTTAAAAACTTAAGTTCCGGTTCCAACGCCTATTTTATGTGGGAACACTTTACAACAAAACCCTTGGTGGAACAAAGCATCTTTAAACACTTAGGAGATTGTCCTACTCCATGGCCTTGCTTTGTAATTGCAGCAACTGATTCATTCTTAACTACACATGCCGATGTACTTACCCATATTCTGGAGGTTATTAATATGTATACCATTGAATTTAAAGCAATTCCAAGTATAGATAGAACCTTGGCAAATAGATATGGGCAAAAATTGGAAGATATTCAAGATTGGCTTACCAAAACAGAGTGGGGACAAAAGCAATTGACAATCGAAACCTTGGATAAGGTTCAAGAAAGACTTCTTAGTTTAAAGCTAATTGACGGTATTAAAAAACCGCAGGAATTTATGATTTAA
- a CDS encoding nucleoside phosphorylase: MALGDSELILNPDGSIYHLNLLPGDIASTIITVGDPDRVHSVTKYFDSIGIRKGKREFLAHTGTYKGKKITVISTGIGTDNVDIVFNELDALFNIDFTTRKIKENKTQIDFIRIGTSGAIQADIPVDSFILSQSAIGLEGLLHFYNTGHVRNSKLETQLNSYLGWDTHNIVAYAVDADEVLKHRILSNRIRLGITATNSGFYGPQGRTLRLSPKILDFNSKLTAFTYENQKITNLEMETSGIYGLAKLHGHRAVSLNAILANRITGEFSSNANKTVDSLIQYTLEKLSS; the protein is encoded by the coding sequence ATGGCATTAGGTGACTCAGAATTAATTCTGAACCCTGATGGAAGCATCTATCATCTTAATCTTTTACCTGGAGATATTGCCTCTACCATAATTACGGTGGGTGACCCAGACCGCGTCCACTCCGTAACAAAGTATTTCGATTCCATAGGAATTAGAAAGGGAAAACGGGAATTCTTAGCACATACTGGGACCTACAAAGGAAAAAAAATTACTGTTATCTCCACTGGTATAGGAACGGACAATGTTGACATTGTTTTCAATGAATTGGATGCACTTTTCAATATAGACTTTACCACCCGAAAGATAAAAGAGAATAAAACACAAATAGATTTTATACGGATTGGTACATCTGGTGCCATACAAGCTGATATTCCTGTAGATTCCTTTATATTGAGCCAATCTGCTATTGGTTTAGAAGGACTTTTACACTTTTATAATACTGGACATGTCAGAAATAGTAAATTGGAAACACAACTTAATAGCTATTTAGGCTGGGATACCCACAATATCGTTGCTTATGCAGTAGATGCTGATGAAGTGTTGAAACATAGAATTCTGTCAAATCGTATACGATTAGGCATAACAGCTACTAATTCAGGGTTTTATGGTCCACAAGGCAGGACTCTGAGATTGAGTCCAAAGATTCTGGACTTCAATAGCAAGTTAACAGCTTTTACCTATGAAAATCAGAAGATTACCAACCTAGAAATGGAGACCTCTGGCATATATGGTTTGGCCAAACTGCATGGACACCGAGCTGTTTCGCTAAATGCCATTCTTGCAAATAGGATTACAGGTGAATTTTCATCCAATGCAAATAAAACAGTCGACAGTCTTATTCAATATACTCTTGAAAAACTTAGTTCCTAA
- a CDS encoding lipocalin family protein, with translation MALSSFMMMSCSVSKNAKAQRNLLSGTWSLNNVSYENNTGNFKSVIFNDAEDICFEGSDWFFRDNNSTGRYTISSSTLCQGGDRFFRWSVVEPSQNYSSQLQFKFIDEKRKDISGGFGYRLTIAAINEQAMTLKSNVTVDGELVTIVYEFTKK, from the coding sequence GTGGCATTATCATCGTTTATGATGATGTCATGCTCGGTTTCCAAAAATGCCAAGGCCCAGCGAAATCTTCTTAGTGGCACTTGGAGTTTGAACAATGTTTCTTATGAAAACAATACAGGTAATTTCAAGTCCGTAATTTTTAATGATGCAGAAGATATTTGTTTTGAAGGGAGCGATTGGTTCTTCAGGGATAATAACAGTACTGGGAGATACACAATTTCTTCAAGTACCCTTTGTCAGGGTGGAGATCGTTTCTTTAGATGGTCTGTGGTAGAACCATCTCAAAACTACAGCAGTCAATTACAGTTTAAATTTATTGATGAGAAACGCAAGGATATCTCAGGAGGTTTTGGATACCGCTTAACCATTGCTGCGATAAATGAGCAGGCAATGACACTTAAATCCAATGTAACAGTCGACGGAGAACTTGTTACAATAGTTTATGAATTCACAAAAAAATAA
- a CDS encoding translation initiation factor encodes MDLQDQLKNLFPDHVQQDNEPPKKKSDYWLQDAPIICKYEKRKGKPVTILEGYTGADSDFKKLAKDLKSYLSVGGSYKNNSIIIQGDYRDKIMDFLKDRGFSVKRVGG; translated from the coding sequence ATGGACTTACAAGATCAGCTTAAAAATCTATTTCCGGATCATGTACAGCAGGACAATGAACCGCCTAAAAAGAAATCTGACTATTGGCTACAGGATGCCCCTATTATATGCAAATATGAAAAACGAAAGGGGAAACCTGTCACCATTCTTGAAGGCTATACTGGGGCGGACAGTGATTTTAAAAAATTAGCCAAAGATTTAAAGTCCTATTTAAGTGTTGGAGGCAGTTATAAAAACAATTCGATCATTATTCAAGGTGATTATCGGGATAAAATCATGGATTTTTTAAAAGATCGTGGATTTTCTGTAAAAAGAGTAGGCGGGTAA
- a CDS encoding YfcC family protein: protein MFFFQKIKFPTAHTILFIIAAVVAISTWIIPAGQYDRLSYESDMDTFIRISDGKSSNLVATQQTLDDLGIQIPIEKFKKGAISKPISIPDTYKKLKGEPQGFIGFIQAPLKGIMQSADIILLVLIIGGLISIVNATKAFEAGIAWLALKLKGREFILIIMVTTLIALGGTTFGLEEETIAFYPILIPIFLAAKYDAIVCIASIYIGSSIGTLASTVNPFSTIIASDAAGINWTEGLNSRLIMLLLGLAICIFYIIRYAQRVKKDPEKSLIYNQKKEIENLFTSSLSTTTKLTSKLKLVLFVFASCFLIMVYGVSQMGWWFLEMTSVFLAGALLIGVIARLNEKKFVQEFMSGAKDLLSVAFIIGIARGITVLMEDGQVSDTLLFYASELTAGMHKGVFINVTFILYNGLSFFIPSSSGMAVLTMPIMSPLADSVGIGREIMVNAYQFGVGLFKFINPTGIILASLALVNVGYDKWLKFVWPLVALLGVLAMIMLTIGVYF, encoded by the coding sequence ATGTTCTTTTTCCAAAAAATCAAGTTTCCAACGGCACATACTATCTTGTTTATTATTGCTGCGGTTGTTGCCATTTCTACATGGATTATTCCAGCTGGCCAATACGACCGATTATCCTATGAGAGTGATATGGATACCTTTATCAGAATTTCTGATGGAAAAAGTTCAAATCTTGTAGCTACCCAACAAACGCTTGATGATTTAGGAATTCAAATTCCAATAGAAAAATTCAAAAAAGGGGCAATTTCAAAACCGATTAGTATTCCTGATACTTACAAAAAACTAAAAGGAGAACCTCAAGGTTTTATTGGTTTTATCCAAGCTCCGCTGAAGGGAATTATGCAATCTGCTGATATTATTTTATTGGTGTTGATCATAGGTGGTTTAATAAGTATTGTAAATGCTACCAAAGCATTTGAGGCAGGAATCGCTTGGCTAGCCCTTAAATTGAAAGGAAGAGAGTTTATTTTGATAATAATGGTGACCACTCTGATTGCCTTGGGAGGAACCACTTTTGGGTTGGAAGAAGAAACCATCGCCTTTTATCCAATTTTAATTCCAATTTTTTTGGCGGCCAAATATGATGCAATTGTATGTATTGCATCCATTTATATTGGCTCATCAATTGGTACTTTGGCATCTACAGTTAATCCTTTTAGCACCATAATTGCTTCTGATGCAGCGGGAATAAATTGGACTGAGGGTTTGAATAGCCGTTTGATTATGTTATTGTTAGGTCTGGCTATATGTATTTTTTATATTATCCGCTATGCGCAACGAGTAAAAAAAGACCCTGAAAAATCCCTCATATACAATCAAAAAAAGGAGATTGAGAATCTTTTCACCAGTTCATTGTCCACCACTACAAAACTCACATCAAAACTTAAATTGGTACTTTTCGTATTTGCTAGCTGTTTTCTCATTATGGTTTACGGTGTATCTCAAATGGGATGGTGGTTTTTGGAAATGACCTCGGTTTTTCTTGCGGGAGCTTTGCTTATAGGAGTTATAGCAAGATTAAATGAAAAGAAATTTGTTCAAGAATTCATGTCTGGCGCAAAAGACTTACTTAGCGTAGCTTTCATAATCGGTATTGCAAGAGGAATAACAGTCCTTATGGAAGATGGCCAAGTCAGTGACACCCTATTATTTTATGCCAGTGAGCTAACTGCGGGAATGCATAAAGGTGTATTTATTAATGTGACTTTCATTTTATATAATGGTCTTTCATTTTTCATTCCTTCTTCCTCAGGAATGGCCGTGCTAACAATGCCTATCATGTCACCCTTGGCAGATAGTGTTGGAATAGGAAGGGAAATCATGGTAAATGCTTATCAGTTTGGGGTAGGGCTTTTTAAGTTCATTAACCCAACGGGTATTATTTTGGCCTCCCTGGCCCTGGTCAATGTAGGCTACGATAAATGGTTAAAGTTTGTTTGGCCTTTGGTTGCACTTTTGGGGGTTTTAGCCATGATAATGCTAACGATTGGCGTTTATTTTTAA
- a CDS encoding alpha-ketoacid dehydrogenase subunit alpha/beta, with protein MRYHIGDLNHQKLLDLYAGMLKPRMIEEKMLVLLRQGKISKWFSGIGQEAISVGVTNALKQEEYILPMHRNLGVFTSRGVPLNRLFGQWQGKQSGFTQGRDRSFHFGTQEYKIVGMISHLGPQLGVADGIALADMLGRKKRVTAVFTGEGATSEGDFHEALNIASVWKLPVIFCIENNGYGLSTPTNEQYNCKNLADRAKGYGMESRIIDGNNVLEVYSKVNELCKSIRKRPRPVLLEFQTFRMRGHEEASGTKYVPEKLMKKWAKKDPIANYEAFLLKEKLISQEDIERLKSEITEEINSNLKLAFEEPAIDIIETKELNDVYEYFDYEHIESKEKIKNIRFVDAISEGLEQSMERYNELILLGQDIADYGGVFKITEGFTSKFGKSRVRNTPICESAVVSAAMGLSINGMKAVMEMQFADFATSGFNPIVNYLAKVHYRWGEKADVVIRMPCGGGVGAGPFHSQTNEAWFTKTPGLKVVYPAFPYDAKGLLNTAISDPNPVLFFEHKGLYRSVYGDVPVDYYTLPFGKASLVSTGNSLSVVTYGAGVYWALEILEKHKEIDADLIDLQTLQPLDIETVYTSVKKTGKLIILQEDTLFGGIASDISAMVMEQCFEHLDAPVMRVGSLETPVPFAKGLEENYLPKQRFETRLLELFAY; from the coding sequence ATGCGATATCACATAGGAGATCTGAATCATCAAAAGTTGCTGGACTTGTACGCAGGAATGCTTAAGCCAAGAATGATAGAAGAAAAGATGCTGGTTTTGTTAAGACAAGGCAAAATCTCCAAATGGTTCAGTGGTATAGGTCAAGAGGCCATATCCGTTGGAGTAACCAATGCATTGAAACAAGAGGAATATATTCTGCCCATGCACCGAAATTTAGGTGTATTTACCTCAAGGGGAGTACCTCTTAATAGGCTTTTTGGGCAATGGCAAGGAAAACAAAGCGGGTTTACCCAGGGTAGAGATCGCAGCTTTCATTTTGGCACACAAGAATATAAAATTGTGGGTATGATATCCCATCTTGGCCCTCAATTAGGGGTTGCCGATGGTATTGCACTAGCAGATATGCTCGGAAGAAAGAAGAGAGTTACGGCTGTTTTTACTGGGGAAGGGGCTACCAGTGAAGGGGATTTTCATGAAGCTCTCAACATTGCATCTGTATGGAAACTTCCGGTTATTTTTTGTATCGAAAACAATGGCTATGGTCTTTCCACCCCGACCAATGAGCAGTACAATTGCAAGAATCTTGCCGATAGGGCCAAGGGGTATGGAATGGAATCTCGGATTATTGATGGAAATAATGTTTTAGAGGTCTATTCAAAGGTAAATGAACTATGCAAATCCATTCGAAAAAGGCCAAGGCCTGTGCTGTTGGAATTTCAAACGTTTAGAATGCGTGGGCATGAGGAGGCTAGTGGGACAAAATATGTTCCAGAGAAATTGATGAAAAAGTGGGCAAAAAAGGACCCTATTGCAAACTACGAAGCTTTTTTGCTGAAAGAGAAGCTTATATCCCAAGAAGATATTGAGCGATTAAAAAGCGAAATTACTGAAGAAATCAATTCAAATCTAAAACTTGCCTTTGAAGAACCCGCAATTGACATTATTGAAACTAAAGAATTAAATGATGTATACGAATATTTTGATTATGAACATATTGAATCAAAAGAAAAAATAAAAAACATTCGTTTTGTAGATGCGATTTCCGAGGGTTTGGAACAATCCATGGAGCGTTATAATGAATTGATTCTATTAGGTCAAGATATCGCGGATTATGGGGGTGTTTTTAAAATAACAGAAGGATTTACCTCCAAATTCGGAAAAAGTAGGGTCAGAAATACGCCAATTTGTGAATCGGCAGTAGTTTCCGCAGCAATGGGGCTCTCAATAAATGGGATGAAAGCTGTAATGGAGATGCAGTTTGCGGATTTTGCGACCTCTGGTTTTAATCCAATTGTAAATTATTTGGCAAAAGTACATTACAGATGGGGTGAAAAAGCGGACGTTGTTATTAGAATGCCCTGCGGGGGAGGCGTTGGAGCAGGACCGTTTCATTCCCAGACCAATGAAGCTTGGTTTACAAAGACTCCAGGGCTCAAGGTGGTCTATCCTGCCTTTCCATATGATGCAAAAGGATTGTTGAACACTGCAATAAGCGACCCCAACCCAGTACTGTTTTTTGAGCATAAAGGATTATATAGAAGCGTCTATGGAGATGTGCCAGTAGACTACTATACCCTACCTTTTGGAAAAGCCAGTCTGGTAAGCACGGGAAATTCATTGTCGGTGGTCACCTATGGAGCTGGAGTGTATTGGGCTTTGGAAATTTTGGAAAAACATAAAGAAATTGATGCGGATCTTATAGATTTGCAAACACTTCAACCTCTCGATATAGAAACTGTTTACACCTCGGTGAAAAAAACAGGAAAACTAATTATTTTACAAGAAGATACATTGTTTGGTGGTATTGCCAGCGATATTTCAGCAATGGTTATGGAGCAATGCTTTGAACACTTGGATGCACCTGTAATGAGGGTTGGTAGTTTGGAAACACCAGTGCCTTTTGCTAAGGGACTCGAGGAGAATTACCTGCCCAAGCAGAGATTTGAAACACGTTTATTGGAACTCTTTGCCTATTGA
- a CDS encoding DUF1835 domain-containing protein has translation MKSLLHITNGDNFTSRLQSLKLKGDIITWREMLCEGKTLCAVGSESFWKTRFEFLNKNYKVSKSWFVEKTLKEYRSLCNHKQQDQIVLWFEYDLFCQINMLAVLSWLKTHRRHAEISLICSGKEDESDKLYGLNELSDEKLLNLYENRTVLSQDDIEFADYVWQLYCSDNPIRLENLVAHNNFQFEYLSSALKTHLKRYPTIKNGLNELENRVLATVVDQKPESRKELLGSILSDQGYYGFGDTQYERIITSLKPLFGSFNPVKLTKKGKEVLANKANYYSQIRDNQLYLGGSLKYNFLYNSTSDRILKL, from the coding sequence ATGAAATCACTGTTGCATATCACCAACGGGGACAATTTCACGTCAAGACTACAATCACTCAAACTTAAAGGAGATATTATTACATGGAGGGAAATGCTTTGTGAAGGCAAGACCCTGTGTGCAGTAGGCAGCGAATCCTTTTGGAAGACCCGGTTTGAATTTTTGAACAAAAATTATAAAGTTTCCAAATCTTGGTTTGTTGAAAAAACCTTAAAAGAGTACCGGTCTCTATGCAACCATAAGCAACAAGATCAAATTGTACTTTGGTTTGAATACGATCTTTTTTGCCAAATAAATATGTTAGCGGTCCTTAGCTGGTTAAAAACCCATAGAAGACACGCTGAAATATCATTGATCTGCAGCGGAAAAGAAGATGAAAGTGACAAATTATATGGTTTAAATGAACTAAGTGATGAAAAACTGTTGAATTTGTATGAGAATAGAACAGTTTTATCTCAAGATGATATTGAATTTGCCGATTATGTATGGCAACTATATTGTAGCGACAACCCTATTCGTTTGGAAAATCTGGTTGCACACAATAACTTTCAGTTCGAATACCTCTCAAGTGCTTTAAAGACACATCTCAAGAGATACCCAACAATTAAAAATGGGCTTAACGAATTGGAAAATCGTGTTTTAGCTACTGTAGTTGATCAAAAACCAGAATCTAGAAAAGAGCTATTGGGAAGCATTTTGTCAGATCAGGGCTATTATGGTTTTGGAGACACGCAATATGAGCGTATTATCACTTCTTTAAAACCACTATTTGGTTCTTTTAATCCAGTAAAGCTAACTAAAAAAGGTAAAGAAGTTTTAGCAAATAAGGCTAACTATTATTCGCAAATACGTGATAATCAATTATATTTAGGTGGTTCCTTAAAGTATAACTTCTTATACAATTCAACTTCGGACCGTATTTTAAAACTTTAA